The following are from one region of the Apostichopus japonicus isolate 1M-3 chromosome 17, ASM3797524v1, whole genome shotgun sequence genome:
- the LOC139984241 gene encoding amidase-like isoform X2 → MQSLCDGFSIIDKLPEPGLPVKFPRTPGYRPKKENNKLNGWCWRVDIKGSKQGKLAGMTVGIKDNVGVAGAPMTVGCAALEGYYPEYDATVVTSILDAGGHIIGKTSCENLCVSGSSFTSHSGPTLNFHNPLHSAGGSSSGSATLVASGDVRLAIGSDQGGSVRLPAAWCGVVGLKPTFGLVPYTGVVGLEPSIDHVGTLTKTVEDCALLLEVVAGTDGLDHRQPPDLKIPEYSKEIQINDLTGMKIGIVKEGFAHDNADPKVNKMVRGAVTNLMRRGAIVEDVSIPLHSLAPVIWNAIGIEGFTDTALQYGGIGSGHYGFYPTSFTSFAAKSMRARMNDSSHVCKLIFMFGEYLKSKYPGQFYSKGQNCRRLLIAEYQEALKEYDVVAMPTIPFTAHKLPAQGLSVTEYVHKAFENPVNTMATNLTGMPSITVNAGFIDGLPVGAMFTAKKFDEVTLLKVAKVFEMMTQV, encoded by the exons ATGCAGTCGCTTTGCGATGGATTTTCCATTATTGATAAATTACCAGAGCCTGGTCTGCCTGTGAAGTTTCCTCGTACTCCAGGTTATCGACCTAAAAAGGagaataacaaactgaatggaTG GTGCTGGAGAGTTGATATCAAAGGTTCCAAACAGGGAAAGTTGGCTGGCATGACAGTAGGCATTAAAGATAATGTTGGCGTAGCGGGAGCACCTATGACGGTTGGATGTGCTGCTTTAGAAGGTTACTACCCAGAGTATGATGCCACCGTTGTCACGTCTATTCTTGATGCAG GTGGCCACATCATAGGCAAGACATCATGTGAAAATCTTTGCGTCTCAGGGTCCAGTTTCACCAGTCATAGTGGACCTACCCTAAACTTTCATAATCCTCTTCATAGTGCTGGTGGTTCAAGCAGTGGCAGTGCAACTCTG GTTGCATCTGGTGATGTCAGATTAGCCATCGGTTCGGATCAGGGTGGATCAGTCCGTCTTCCGGCCGCTTGGTGTGGGGTAGTCGGTCTTAAACCCACCTTTGGTTTGGTTCCTTACACTGGGGTTGTAGGACTTGAACCATCTATTGACCATGTAGGAACCTTGACTAAAACAGTGGAAGATTGTGCATTGCTTTTAGAG GTGGTGGCTGGAACTGACGGACTAGATCACAGACAACCACCAGACCTTAAAATCCCAGAATATTCCAAGGAG ATTCAAATTAATGATCTTACTGGTATGAAGATTGGCATCGTCAAGGAAGGCTTTGCTCATGATAATGCTGACCCGAAGGTCAACAAAATGGTAAGAGGAGCTGTCACCAATCTGATGAGACGGGGAGCTATTGTTGAAGATGTGTCTATTCCTCTACATTCTCTTG CACCAGTCATTTGGAATGCTATTGGTATAGAAGGATTTACTGATACTGCCTTGCAGTACGGAG gGATTGGCAGTGGCCATTATGGATTCTATCCTACTAGCTTTACTTCCTTTGCGGCTAAATCAATGCGGGCAAGGATGAACGATTCTTCTCACGTCTGCAAG TTGATATTTATGTTTGGTGAGTACCTTAAATCCAAATATCCAGGCCAGTTCTACTCCAAAGGTCAGAATTGCCGAAGGCTACTCATAGCAGAATATCAAGAAGCTCTGAAGGAGTATGATGTGGTTGCCATGCCTACGATTCCTTTCACAGCTCATAAACTGCCAGCCCAGGGCCTCTCTGTGACAG AGTATGTTCACAAAGCTTTTGAGAACCCAGTTAACACCATGGCAACCAATCTCACAGGAATGCCATCTATTACAGTCAATGCTGGATTTATTGACGGCCTCCCAGTTGGTGCCATGTTTACTGCAAAGAAGTTTGATGAAGTGACACTTCTCAAAGTAGCAAAGGTTTTTGAAATGATGACTCAGGTATAA
- the LOC139984241 gene encoding amidase-like isoform X3, translating into MTVGIKDNVGVAGAPMTVGCAALEGYYPEYDATVVTSILDAGGHIIGKTSCENLCVSGSSFTSHSGPTLNFHNPLHSAGGSSSGSATLVASGDVRLAIGSDQGGSVRLPAAWCGVVGLKPTFGLVPYTGVVGLEPSIDHVGTLTKTVEDCALLLEVVAGTDGLDHRQPPDLKIPEYSKEIQINDLTGMKIGIVKEGFAHDNADPKVNKMVRGAVTNLMRRGAIVEDVSIPLHSLAPVIWNAIGIEGFTDTALQYGGIGSGHYGFYPTSFTSFAAKSMRARMNDSSHVCKLIFMFGEYLKSKYPGQFYSKGQNCRRLLIAEYQEALKEYDVVAMPTIPFTAHKLPAQGLSVTEYVHKAFENPVNTMATNLTGMPSITVNAGFIDGLPVGAMFTAKKFDEVTLLKVAKVFEMMTQV; encoded by the exons ATGACAGTAGGCATTAAAGATAATGTTGGCGTAGCGGGAGCACCTATGACGGTTGGATGTGCTGCTTTAGAAGGTTACTACCCAGAGTATGATGCCACCGTTGTCACGTCTATTCTTGATGCAG GTGGCCACATCATAGGCAAGACATCATGTGAAAATCTTTGCGTCTCAGGGTCCAGTTTCACCAGTCATAGTGGACCTACCCTAAACTTTCATAATCCTCTTCATAGTGCTGGTGGTTCAAGCAGTGGCAGTGCAACTCTG GTTGCATCTGGTGATGTCAGATTAGCCATCGGTTCGGATCAGGGTGGATCAGTCCGTCTTCCGGCCGCTTGGTGTGGGGTAGTCGGTCTTAAACCCACCTTTGGTTTGGTTCCTTACACTGGGGTTGTAGGACTTGAACCATCTATTGACCATGTAGGAACCTTGACTAAAACAGTGGAAGATTGTGCATTGCTTTTAGAG GTGGTGGCTGGAACTGACGGACTAGATCACAGACAACCACCAGACCTTAAAATCCCAGAATATTCCAAGGAG ATTCAAATTAATGATCTTACTGGTATGAAGATTGGCATCGTCAAGGAAGGCTTTGCTCATGATAATGCTGACCCGAAGGTCAACAAAATGGTAAGAGGAGCTGTCACCAATCTGATGAGACGGGGAGCTATTGTTGAAGATGTGTCTATTCCTCTACATTCTCTTG CACCAGTCATTTGGAATGCTATTGGTATAGAAGGATTTACTGATACTGCCTTGCAGTACGGAG gGATTGGCAGTGGCCATTATGGATTCTATCCTACTAGCTTTACTTCCTTTGCGGCTAAATCAATGCGGGCAAGGATGAACGATTCTTCTCACGTCTGCAAG TTGATATTTATGTTTGGTGAGTACCTTAAATCCAAATATCCAGGCCAGTTCTACTCCAAAGGTCAGAATTGCCGAAGGCTACTCATAGCAGAATATCAAGAAGCTCTGAAGGAGTATGATGTGGTTGCCATGCCTACGATTCCTTTCACAGCTCATAAACTGCCAGCCCAGGGCCTCTCTGTGACAG AGTATGTTCACAAAGCTTTTGAGAACCCAGTTAACACCATGGCAACCAATCTCACAGGAATGCCATCTATTACAGTCAATGCTGGATTTATTGACGGCCTCCCAGTTGGTGCCATGTTTACTGCAAAGAAGTTTGATGAAGTGACACTTCTCAAAGTAGCAAAGGTTTTTGAAATGATGACTCAGGTATAA
- the LOC139984241 gene encoding amidase-like isoform X1 — MSEKLYSEASVKLPSLPQLQEIARNLDVDVKEDELKEYQALMQSLCDGFSIIDKLPEPGLPVKFPRTPGYRPKKENNKLNGWCWRVDIKGSKQGKLAGMTVGIKDNVGVAGAPMTVGCAALEGYYPEYDATVVTSILDAGGHIIGKTSCENLCVSGSSFTSHSGPTLNFHNPLHSAGGSSSGSATLVASGDVRLAIGSDQGGSVRLPAAWCGVVGLKPTFGLVPYTGVVGLEPSIDHVGTLTKTVEDCALLLEVVAGTDGLDHRQPPDLKIPEYSKEIQINDLTGMKIGIVKEGFAHDNADPKVNKMVRGAVTNLMRRGAIVEDVSIPLHSLAPVIWNAIGIEGFTDTALQYGGIGSGHYGFYPTSFTSFAAKSMRARMNDSSHVCKLIFMFGEYLKSKYPGQFYSKGQNCRRLLIAEYQEALKEYDVVAMPTIPFTAHKLPAQGLSVTEYVHKAFENPVNTMATNLTGMPSITVNAGFIDGLPVGAMFTAKKFDEVTLLKVAKVFEMMTQV; from the exons ATGTCAG AGAAGTTATACTCTGAGGCATCAGTGAAGTTGCCATCCCTCCCTCAGCTTCAAGAAATAGCAAGAAATCTTGATGTTGACGTTAAGGAGGATGAATTGAAAGAATACCAAGCACTGATGCAGTCGCTTTGCGATGGATTTTCCATTATTGATAAATTACCAGAGCCTGGTCTGCCTGTGAAGTTTCCTCGTACTCCAGGTTATCGACCTAAAAAGGagaataacaaactgaatggaTG GTGCTGGAGAGTTGATATCAAAGGTTCCAAACAGGGAAAGTTGGCTGGCATGACAGTAGGCATTAAAGATAATGTTGGCGTAGCGGGAGCACCTATGACGGTTGGATGTGCTGCTTTAGAAGGTTACTACCCAGAGTATGATGCCACCGTTGTCACGTCTATTCTTGATGCAG GTGGCCACATCATAGGCAAGACATCATGTGAAAATCTTTGCGTCTCAGGGTCCAGTTTCACCAGTCATAGTGGACCTACCCTAAACTTTCATAATCCTCTTCATAGTGCTGGTGGTTCAAGCAGTGGCAGTGCAACTCTG GTTGCATCTGGTGATGTCAGATTAGCCATCGGTTCGGATCAGGGTGGATCAGTCCGTCTTCCGGCCGCTTGGTGTGGGGTAGTCGGTCTTAAACCCACCTTTGGTTTGGTTCCTTACACTGGGGTTGTAGGACTTGAACCATCTATTGACCATGTAGGAACCTTGACTAAAACAGTGGAAGATTGTGCATTGCTTTTAGAG GTGGTGGCTGGAACTGACGGACTAGATCACAGACAACCACCAGACCTTAAAATCCCAGAATATTCCAAGGAG ATTCAAATTAATGATCTTACTGGTATGAAGATTGGCATCGTCAAGGAAGGCTTTGCTCATGATAATGCTGACCCGAAGGTCAACAAAATGGTAAGAGGAGCTGTCACCAATCTGATGAGACGGGGAGCTATTGTTGAAGATGTGTCTATTCCTCTACATTCTCTTG CACCAGTCATTTGGAATGCTATTGGTATAGAAGGATTTACTGATACTGCCTTGCAGTACGGAG gGATTGGCAGTGGCCATTATGGATTCTATCCTACTAGCTTTACTTCCTTTGCGGCTAAATCAATGCGGGCAAGGATGAACGATTCTTCTCACGTCTGCAAG TTGATATTTATGTTTGGTGAGTACCTTAAATCCAAATATCCAGGCCAGTTCTACTCCAAAGGTCAGAATTGCCGAAGGCTACTCATAGCAGAATATCAAGAAGCTCTGAAGGAGTATGATGTGGTTGCCATGCCTACGATTCCTTTCACAGCTCATAAACTGCCAGCCCAGGGCCTCTCTGTGACAG AGTATGTTCACAAAGCTTTTGAGAACCCAGTTAACACCATGGCAACCAATCTCACAGGAATGCCATCTATTACAGTCAATGCTGGATTTATTGACGGCCTCCCAGTTGGTGCCATGTTTACTGCAAAGAAGTTTGATGAAGTGACACTTCTCAAAGTAGCAAAGGTTTTTGAAATGATGACTCAGGTATAA